In Thioclava sp. GXIMD2076, one DNA window encodes the following:
- a CDS encoding DUF1937 family protein, translating to MNAHEDWAALARAAKPLDWAAPITFGVDPVEAARRSGGRIVYVSTPLVLDGWQIPETVVLDAARAASELARFRVGAVSPVVLGAAYLDADMHLGIRDPRQWARWVASIRNAAGAIWVPASRGWSRCPQVWADVQWAASHGVPVMVEAQEMGHGS from the coding sequence ATGAACGCGCATGAGGATTGGGCCGCTCTGGCCCGCGCCGCCAAACCGCTTGACTGGGCGGCACCGATCACCTTCGGGGTGGATCCGGTCGAAGCCGCGAGACGCTCGGGCGGGCGGATCGTCTATGTCTCGACGCCGCTGGTGCTCGATGGCTGGCAGATCCCCGAGACCGTGGTGCTCGATGCCGCACGCGCGGCAAGCGAGCTGGCGCGCTTCAGGGTGGGGGCGGTGTCTCCGGTGGTGCTGGGCGCCGCCTATCTCGATGCCGATATGCATCTGGGCATCCGCGATCCTAGGCAATGGGCGCGTTGGGTGGCGTCTATCCGCAACGCGGCGGGCGCGATCTGGGTGCCGGCAAGCCGTGGCTGGTCACGCTGCCCGCAGGTCTGGGCCGATGTCCAATGGGCCGCCTCGCACGGGGTGCCGGTGATGGTCGAAGCACAGGAGATGGGTCATGGGAGTTGA
- a CDS encoding helix-turn-helix transcriptional regulator — MDKKTASSCGPLFRKEFLPKAEQPIGRKPVPAPSRCGHDQPIVFGRNRLTIFPRNNRPSIDPYIASHLAGVPPNVENLIHMPIGTQNEYDKQETKCASDVRRSNASLPLTPGEHPQTHPGGEMLEEDDSAEAIGARLRRVREILGLSQAEFAEKAGMTKQTLNGFETGRRELTRNAAKSLRKTYGLSFEFMYFGNKADLPHRIATEL; from the coding sequence ATGGACAAGAAAACGGCATCATCTTGCGGTCCCCTTTTTCGAAAGGAGTTTCTCCCGAAGGCAGAACAGCCGATTGGCCGTAAGCCTGTGCCCGCGCCTTCTCGCTGCGGACATGATCAACCCATCGTATTTGGGAGGAATCGATTGACGATATTTCCAAGAAATAATCGTCCTTCGATTGACCCCTATATCGCGAGCCATCTCGCCGGCGTTCCGCCAAATGTCGAAAATCTCATCCATATGCCCATCGGTACGCAAAATGAGTACGATAAGCAAGAAACAAAATGCGCCTCAGATGTTCGCAGATCAAATGCTAGTCTGCCCCTAACGCCGGGAGAACATCCCCAAACGCACCCAGGGGGCGAAATGCTTGAAGAAGACGACAGCGCCGAGGCGATAGGCGCCCGACTGCGCAGGGTGCGAGAAATACTTGGCTTGAGCCAAGCCGAATTCGCCGAAAAAGCCGGAATGACCAAACAGACCCTAAATGGGTTTGAGACCGGGCGGCGAGAGCTCACGCGGAATGCCGCCAAGAGCCTGCGCAAAACTTACGGGTTATCTTTTGAATTCATGTATTTCGGGAACAAGGCAGACCTCCCGCACAGGATAGCGACCGAGCTATGA
- a CDS encoding DUF2312 domain-containing protein has translation MAEDKAYQVTGDELRQFIEQYESLEAEKKDIAGQQKDVMAEAKARGYDTKILRKIIALRKRDKNDIAEEEAIMDIYKQALGMD, from the coding sequence GTGGCCGAGGACAAAGCCTATCAGGTGACCGGCGACGAGCTGCGCCAGTTCATCGAGCAGTACGAGAGCCTCGAGGCCGAGAAGAAGGATATCGCCGGGCAGCAGAAGGACGTGATGGCCGAGGCCAAAGCCCGCGGCTACGACACCAAGATCCTCAGGAAGATCATCGCCCTGCGCAAGCGCGACAAGAACGACATCGCTGAGGAAGAGGCGATCATGGACATCTACAAGCAGGCGCTCGGGATGGACTGA
- a CDS encoding recombinase codes for MRFKPALWDGSDPLYAPCTVKSKGRVYWRATKTAQGMGYVVGPVALPGLAGDNRDEERATLARELTRDMVRWMETAENETRLEPGTFHHLIARYLSDEISPIRDVKQNTREQYRHYGNYWRGAIGDMLVMDADYAAIRRWEKAMKENGRSIHFIATSFRLLRIFVNYGVQIEFEGAAKLSLILSKTRFKSPKPRTIAPTAEQIAAVIEKADELGYRAFATGYMMQWWFALRAVDVRGQYLRPTDDERTGIMRGGRRWQDGLTWDMIDADLTQIRKTPSKTERSDSDAMVFDLTAVPELRARLDETPVNDRTGPVFVDKNGMPYDRHHWARMFRLAARAAGLPKELKMMDARAGAINDAKRHGATPIQLQHQANHTNMRTTDRYIREKNVSVAEVVKLRRST; via the coding sequence ATGCGTTTTAAGCCTGCGCTCTGGGACGGGTCCGACCCGCTCTACGCCCCCTGCACCGTCAAATCGAAAGGCCGGGTCTACTGGCGCGCCACCAAGACCGCGCAGGGCATGGGCTATGTCGTGGGGCCGGTCGCCCTGCCCGGGCTCGCGGGCGACAACCGCGACGAGGAACGCGCCACGCTTGCGCGCGAGCTGACCCGCGACATGGTGCGCTGGATGGAGACGGCCGAGAACGAGACACGCCTCGAGCCCGGCACCTTCCATCACCTCATCGCCCGCTACCTGAGTGACGAGATCTCGCCCATCCGCGATGTGAAACAGAACACCCGCGAGCAATACCGCCACTATGGCAATTACTGGCGCGGCGCGATCGGCGACATGCTGGTGATGGATGCCGATTACGCGGCGATCCGGCGCTGGGAGAAGGCGATGAAGGAGAACGGGCGCAGCATCCATTTCATCGCAACCTCCTTCCGCCTTCTGCGGATCTTCGTCAATTACGGCGTGCAGATCGAGTTCGAGGGCGCGGCGAAACTCTCGCTGATCCTCTCGAAGACGCGCTTCAAATCCCCCAAGCCCCGCACCATCGCGCCCACGGCCGAGCAGATTGCCGCCGTGATCGAGAAGGCCGACGAGCTGGGCTACCGCGCCTTCGCCACGGGCTACATGATGCAATGGTGGTTCGCGCTCAGGGCGGTGGATGTGCGCGGGCAATATCTGCGCCCGACGGATGACGAGCGGACCGGCATCATGCGCGGCGGCCGGCGCTGGCAGGACGGGCTCACATGGGACATGATCGATGCCGATCTCACGCAGATCCGCAAGACGCCCTCCAAGACCGAGCGCAGCGATTCGGATGCGATGGTGTTCGACCTCACCGCGGTGCCCGAATTGCGGGCGCGCCTTGACGAGACGCCGGTCAATGACCGCACGGGGCCGGTCTTCGTCGACAAGAACGGGATGCCCTATGACCGCCACCACTGGGCGCGGATGTTTCGGCTGGCGGCTCGGGCGGCGGGGCTGCCGAAGGAGCTGAAGATGATGGACGCGCGGGCCGGTGCGATCAACGATGCCAAGCGCCATGGCGCCACACCGATTCAGCTGCAGCATCAGGCGAACCACACCAACATGCGCACGACCGACCGCTATATCAGGGAGAAAAATGTCTCGGTGGCCGAGGTGGTGAAACTGCGCCGTTCCACGTGA
- a CDS encoding DUF6324 family protein, whose product MSINSEHDTSANLQIGPTDLGMVRIYLEGDGIDLPMDFDPDEAEEIAEELRAAADAARLIASEASSGKSGKKKK is encoded by the coding sequence ATGAGCATCAATAGCGAACACGACACCAGTGCCAATCTCCAGATCGGCCCGACCGATCTCGGCATGGTGCGAATCTACCTCGAGGGCGACGGCATCGATCTGCCGATGGATTTCGACCCCGATGAGGCCGAGGAAATCGCCGAGGAACTGCGCGCTGCCGCCGATGCCGCACGTCTGATCGCCTCCGAAGCCAGCTCCGGCAAATCCGGCAAGAAAAAGAAATAA
- a CDS encoding MmcB family DNA repair protein — MSDMQTLSEMQPGQILARGMARALTDLGLASVLEMPLRPRLRADVMALSRKGEIWIIECKSSRADFMSDHKWQGYLDWCDRYYWAVDSDFPQELLPEETGLFIADGYGAEMLREAPEARLAPARRKALTLDFARIAAARLQGYRDPAVPVLPEAAR, encoded by the coding sequence ATGTCCGATATGCAGACCCTCTCCGAAATGCAGCCCGGCCAGATTCTGGCGCGTGGCATGGCGCGCGCGCTGACCGATCTGGGGCTGGCCTCGGTGCTGGAAATGCCCCTGCGCCCGCGACTGCGCGCCGATGTGATGGCGCTCTCGCGCAAGGGCGAGATCTGGATCATTGAGTGCAAATCGAGTCGCGCCGATTTCATGTCGGATCACAAATGGCAGGGCTATCTGGACTGGTGCGACCGCTATTACTGGGCCGTGGATTCCGATTTTCCACAGGAGCTTCTGCCGGAGGAGACGGGGCTCTTCATTGCGGATGGCTATGGGGCGGAGATGCTGCGCGAGGCACCCGAGGCGCGGCTCGCGCCCGCCCGCCGGAAGGCTTTGACGCTGGATTTTGCGCGGATCGCTGCAGCGCGGCTTCAGGGCTATCGGGATCCGGCTGTGCCGGTCCTGCCCGAGGCCGCGCGCTGA
- a CDS encoding SDR family oxidoreductase: MAELMKGKRGLVMGVANDRSIAWGIAKALAEEGAELAFSYQGDAFGKRVQPLAESLGSSFLVDVDVTDDASMDAAFARLKDEWGSLDFIVHAIAYSDKNELAGRFINTTRENFKNSLSISCFSLIDIGRRAEELMPNGGSITTLTYAGSNRVTPFYNVMGVAKAALESSVRYLANDLGPQGIRVNAISPGPMKTLAGAAIGGARKTFRHTEANSPLRSNATLESIGGTAVWLSSDYGACTTGETIMVDCGYHVLGMPQSENL, encoded by the coding sequence ATGGCCGAGTTGATGAAGGGCAAGCGCGGGCTTGTCATGGGGGTGGCGAATGACCGCTCCATCGCATGGGGGATCGCCAAGGCTCTGGCCGAAGAGGGGGCCGAGCTGGCCTTCTCCTACCAGGGCGATGCGTTCGGCAAGCGCGTGCAGCCCTTGGCGGAATCGCTGGGCTCTTCCTTCCTGGTCGATGTCGATGTGACCGATGATGCGTCGATGGATGCCGCTTTTGCCCGTCTGAAAGACGAGTGGGGCAGCCTCGATTTCATCGTCCATGCGATCGCCTATTCCGACAAGAACGAGCTGGCGGGCCGGTTCATCAACACCACCCGCGAGAACTTCAAAAACTCGCTGTCGATTAGCTGTTTCAGCCTGATCGATATCGGCCGCCGTGCCGAGGAACTGATGCCGAATGGCGGCTCGATCACCACGCTGACCTATGCCGGTTCCAACCGTGTGACGCCCTTCTACAACGTGATGGGTGTGGCCAAGGCCGCGCTCGAATCCTCGGTGCGCTATCTGGCCAATGATCTGGGCCCGCAGGGCATCCGCGTGAATGCGATCTCGCCCGGTCCGATGAAGACGCTGGCAGGGGCGGCCATCGGTGGCGCGCGTAAGACTTTCCGCCATACCGAAGCCAATAGCCCGCTGCGCTCCAACGCGACGCTGGAATCGATCGGCGGCACGGCAGTGTGGCTCTCGTCGGATTACGGTGCCTGCACCACCGGCGAGACCATCATGGTGGATTGCGGTTATCACGTTCTGGGTATGCCGCAGAGCGAGAACCTGTAA
- the fabB gene encoding beta-ketoacyl-ACP synthase I, with amino-acid sequence MRRVVITGLGVVSPIGNSAEEVTASLRAGKSGITFQQDYADRGFRSQVAGVPEVDFEALIDKRQLRFMGPTAAYAYIAMQQAIADSGLAEDQVSNERTGLVAGSGGPSTSSVFQAHTITVEKGSPKRMGPFMVTKAMSSTVSACLATPFKIKGVNYSITSACSTSAHCIGNAAELIQMGKQDVVFAGGGEEVDWTLSCLFDAMGAMSSKYNDAPATAARAFDATRDGFVIGGGGGILVLEELEHAKARGAKIYAEVTGYGATSDGYDMVAPSGEGGERAMRLATSTLPAGRKITYINAHGTSTPVGDVREVEAVRRVLGEDHAPISSTKSMTGHALGAAGVNEAIYSLLMLQGGFIAPSINVTELDPALRPEEIATQMIDNVDHDSVLSNSFGFGGTNASLVMSKFQE; translated from the coding sequence ATGCGCCGTGTCGTTATTACCGGTCTGGGCGTTGTCAGCCCGATCGGCAACTCCGCCGAAGAAGTCACCGCGAGCCTGCGCGCAGGCAAATCGGGGATCACCTTCCAGCAAGACTATGCCGATCGCGGGTTCCGCAGTCAGGTTGCCGGTGTGCCGGAAGTGGACTTCGAGGCGCTGATCGACAAGCGCCAGCTGCGCTTCATGGGCCCGACGGCGGCCTATGCCTATATCGCCATGCAACAGGCGATTGCGGATTCGGGTCTCGCCGAAGATCAGGTCTCGAACGAGCGCACGGGTCTCGTGGCAGGCTCGGGTGGCCCGTCCACCTCGAGCGTGTTCCAGGCGCATACGATCACCGTCGAGAAGGGTAGCCCCAAACGTATGGGCCCGTTCATGGTGACCAAAGCCATGTCCTCGACCGTCTCGGCCTGTCTCGCGACGCCGTTCAAGATCAAGGGTGTGAACTACTCGATCACCTCGGCTTGCTCGACCTCGGCGCATTGCATCGGCAACGCGGCCGAGCTTATCCAGATGGGCAAGCAGGATGTCGTGTTCGCCGGTGGCGGCGAGGAGGTCGATTGGACGCTTTCGTGCCTCTTCGATGCGATGGGCGCGATGTCGTCCAAATATAACGACGCACCGGCCACCGCTGCACGCGCGTTTGATGCAACCCGTGACGGGTTTGTTATTGGCGGCGGCGGCGGCATTCTGGTGCTCGAAGAGCTGGAGCATGCCAAGGCCCGTGGCGCCAAGATCTATGCCGAAGTGACCGGCTATGGCGCGACCTCGGATGGCTACGACATGGTGGCCCCTTCGGGGGAGGGTGGCGAGCGCGCGATGCGGCTGGCGACCTCGACCCTGCCGGCAGGCCGCAAGATCACCTATATCAATGCGCATGGCACCTCGACCCCCGTGGGCGATGTGCGCGAGGTCGAAGCTGTCCGCCGCGTGCTGGGCGAAGACCATGCACCGATCTCCTCGACCAAGTCGATGACCGGCCATGCGCTCGGGGCGGCGGGCGTCAACGAGGCGATCTATTCGCTTCTGATGCTGCAGGGGGGCTTTATCGCGCCCTCGATCAACGTGACCGAGCTTGATCCCGCGCTGCGTCCCGAAGAGATCGCGACCCAGATGATCGACAATGTCGACCATGATTCTGTTCTGTCCAACAGCTTCGGCTTTGGCGGCACCAACGCATCGCTCGTCATGAGCAAGTTCCAAGAGTAA
- the fabA gene encoding bifunctional 3-hydroxydecanoyl-ACP dehydratase/trans-2-decenoyl-ACP isomerase, whose amino-acid sequence MAGFPTSFDRDELLKCARGELFGPGNAQLPEPPMLMMDRITDISGDGGEFGKGHVVAEFDIKPDLWFFDCHFPGNPIMPGCLGLDGLWQLTGFNLGWRGWQGRGYALGVGEVKLTGMVRPDRKMLTYKVDFTKAVQTRRLTMGVANGIVEADGEVIYQVKDMKVALSES is encoded by the coding sequence ATGGCAGGCTTTCCGACGAGCTTCGACCGGGACGAACTACTGAAATGCGCAAGGGGCGAACTGTTCGGCCCCGGCAACGCGCAATTGCCCGAACCGCCCATGCTGATGATGGACCGTATCACCGATATCTCGGGCGATGGCGGCGAATTCGGCAAGGGGCATGTTGTGGCCGAGTTCGACATCAAACCCGACCTGTGGTTCTTTGACTGCCACTTCCCCGGCAACCCGATCATGCCGGGCTGTCTGGGCCTTGACGGTTTGTGGCAGCTGACGGGCTTCAACCTCGGCTGGCGTGGCTGGCAGGGGCGCGGCTATGCGCTGGGTGTGGGCGAGGTCAAGCTGACCGGTATGGTTCGTCCCGACCGCAAAATGCTGACCTACAAGGTTGATTTCACCAAAGCCGTGCAGACCCGCCGTCTGACCATGGGTGTGGCCAACGGGATCGTCGAAGCCGATGGCGAGGTGATCTACCAGGTCAAGGATATGAAGGTCGCTCTTTCCGAGAGCTGA
- the irr gene encoding Fur family transcriptional regulator Irr, which yields MAPNARDRGQQWLAKGGLRPTRQRVSLASLLVGDGENRHVTAEMLHTSAQDAGERVSLATVYNTLRAFCDAGLMHEVTVDGTRSYFDTRMDDHPHFFWEDEARISDAPKEEMKITQLPKPPEGYEIASVDVVVRLRKL from the coding sequence ATGGCACCCAACGCACGCGACCGTGGCCAGCAATGGCTTGCCAAAGGGGGATTACGCCCCACCCGTCAGCGGGTTTCGCTGGCGTCCTTGCTCGTGGGCGATGGCGAGAACCGGCATGTCACCGCCGAGATGCTGCATACATCCGCGCAGGATGCAGGAGAGCGCGTCTCTCTGGCCACTGTCTACAATACGCTGCGGGCGTTCTGTGATGCGGGGCTCATGCACGAAGTCACCGTTGATGGCACGCGCAGCTATTTCGACACCCGCATGGACGATCACCCGCATTTCTTCTGGGAAGACGAGGCGCGTATCTCGGATGCCCCCAAGGAAGAGATGAAGATCACCCAACTGCCCAAGCCCCCCGAAGGTTACGAGATCGCATCGGTGGATGTGGTGGTGCGTCTGCGCAAGCTGTGA
- a CDS encoding DUF1413 domain-containing protein — translation MMSDSLHYFANRLTDRPLGPFHLQDIYGPQWAAFSAEDRLRLGRDFLAHVRQGAIPQVHDSGECDPQGRVFRKD, via the coding sequence ATGATGTCCGACAGCCTGCACTATTTCGCAAATCGCCTGACGGACCGTCCGCTGGGTCCGTTCCATCTGCAAGACATCTACGGGCCGCAATGGGCGGCATTTTCGGCCGAGGACCGGCTGCGATTGGGGCGCGACTTTCTGGCGCATGTGCGTCAGGGGGCGATCCCGCAGGTGCATGATAGCGGTGAGTGCGACCCGCAGGGGCGGGTCTTCAGGAAGGATTGA
- the efp gene encoding elongation factor P — protein sequence MVKVIASQLRKGNVVEIDSHLYVVLTAESFHPGKGTPVTQVNMRRISDGTKVSERWKTTEGVERAHVEEREFDFLYEDGEGYHFMEPTTYEQVAVSDDVIGDAKVFLRDGLRVWLKTYNDGVIAIELPQKVTVEVEETEPVVKGQTASSSYKPSTCTGGIRVMVPPHIGAGTRIVINTDDLAYQERAKD from the coding sequence ATGGTTAAAGTCATCGCCTCGCAGCTGCGCAAGGGCAATGTCGTCGAAATCGACAGCCACCTTTATGTCGTTCTGACGGCTGAAAGCTTCCACCCCGGCAAGGGCACCCCGGTGACCCAAGTCAACATGCGTCGTATTTCGGATGGCACCAAGGTCTCCGAACGCTGGAAGACCACCGAAGGCGTGGAGCGCGCGCATGTGGAAGAGCGTGAATTCGACTTCCTCTACGAGGATGGCGAAGGCTATCACTTCATGGAACCTACCACCTACGAGCAGGTTGCCGTGTCCGATGACGTGATCGGCGATGCGAAGGTGTTCCTGCGTGATGGTCTGCGCGTCTGGCTGAAAACCTATAATGATGGCGTGATCGCGATCGAACTGCCGCAGAAGGTCACCGTGGAAGTCGAGGAGACCGAGCCGGTTGTCAAAGGCCAGACCGCTTCCTCGTCCTACAAACCCTCGACCTGCACCGGTGGTATCCGTGTGATGGTGCCGCCGCATATCGGCGCAGGCACCCGCATCGTGATCAACACCGATGATCTGGCCTATCAGGAACGTGCGAAAGACTGA
- the epmA gene encoding EF-P lysine aminoacylase EpmA has protein sequence MTETPWWHPHRHADRRPLLLARNRIQAALRQWFADQDFLETDPACLQTSPGNEAHLHAFATDLLGHDGVAHRMYLHTSPEFTMKKILAAGEPRIFAFAHVWRNREAGTRHSAEFTMLEWYRAGEPYDRLIEDAHAMLAIATRACGADHLQYRGMTCDPFAPVERISVAQAFRQYAEIDLLASCHADGSTDREALAAECARVGFAISEDDGWSDIVSKVLVDRVEPHLGHGRITALDRYPTAEAALARPCADDPREAERFELYACGVELANAFGELTDPAEQRRRFEAEMDEKERIYGERYPLDEEFLQALELMPDASGIALGFDRLVMLATGAPHIDDILWSPIARPRTRP, from the coding sequence ATGACCGAAACACCCTGGTGGCACCCCCATCGCCATGCGGACCGCCGCCCGCTTCTGCTGGCGCGCAACCGGATTCAGGCAGCGCTCCGGCAGTGGTTTGCCGATCAGGACTTTCTCGAGACCGATCCGGCCTGCCTGCAGACCAGCCCCGGAAACGAAGCCCATCTGCATGCCTTTGCCACCGACCTCCTCGGCCATGACGGGGTGGCGCACCGGATGTATCTGCATACCTCTCCCGAATTCACGATGAAGAAGATCCTGGCGGCGGGCGAGCCACGGATCTTCGCCTTCGCCCATGTCTGGCGCAACCGCGAGGCAGGCACCCGCCATAGCGCCGAATTCACCATGCTCGAATGGTATCGCGCGGGCGAGCCCTATGACCGGCTGATCGAGGATGCCCACGCGATGCTGGCCATTGCCACGCGGGCCTGCGGGGCGGATCACCTGCAATATCGCGGCATGACCTGCGATCCTTTCGCGCCGGTCGAACGGATCTCGGTGGCGCAAGCCTTCCGGCAATATGCAGAAATTGACCTGCTGGCCAGCTGCCATGCCGATGGCTCGACAGACCGCGAGGCCTTGGCGGCGGAATGCGCGCGGGTAGGCTTTGCCATTTCCGAGGATGATGGCTGGTCGGATATCGTGTCAAAAGTGCTGGTGGACCGCGTGGAGCCCCATCTGGGCCACGGGCGGATCACCGCGCTCGACCGCTATCCCACAGCCGAGGCGGCCCTTGCCCGTCCCTGTGCCGATGATCCGCGCGAGGCGGAGCGGTTCGAGCTCTATGCCTGCGGGGTAGAGCTGGCCAATGCCTTCGGCGAGCTGACCGACCCCGCCGAACAACGCCGCCGGTTCGAGGCGGAGATGGACGAGAAGGAGCGGATCTATGGCGAGCGCTATCCGCTCGATGAGGAGTTCCTGCAAGCGCTGGAGCTGATGCCCGACGCTTCAGGCATCGCGCTCGGGTTTGACCGGCTGGTGATGCTGGCCACCGGCGCGCCGCATATCGACGATATCCTCTGGAGCCCTATCGCGCGGCCCAGAACCCGTCCATAA
- a CDS encoding DUF2237 domain-containing protein, translated as MEQELSVNVLGGPLEPCSLAPLTGFFRDGHCNTCAQDRGSHTVCAIMTKEFLAWSAYIGNDLSTPRPEYGFGGLKPGDRWCLCAGRFLEAHDEGCAPEIVLEATHQRALDVVPIEVLRLHRHLSPFQ; from the coding sequence ATGGAACAGGAACTATCGGTGAATGTCTTGGGCGGCCCGCTCGAGCCCTGTTCGCTCGCGCCGCTCACAGGATTTTTCCGTGACGGTCACTGCAACACATGCGCGCAGGATCGGGGCTCGCATACGGTTTGCGCCATCATGACCAAGGAATTTCTCGCGTGGTCGGCCTATATCGGCAATGACCTTTCGACCCCGCGGCCCGAATACGGCTTTGGTGGATTGAAGCCCGGGGATCGCTGGTGCCTCTGTGCGGGGCGGTTCCTCGAGGCGCATGACGAGGGCTGCGCGCCCGAGATCGTGCTGGAGGCGACCCATCAGCGGGCGTTGGATGTGGTGCCGATCGAGGTGCTGCGCCTGCATCGGCATCTGTCGCCCTTCCAGTGA
- a CDS encoding winged helix DNA-binding protein — protein MGGAVADRAMQQGLMTGYLETLALVERLHRLLLDVIKDEFERLAIIEINPVQALLLFNVGDNEVTAGELKSRGYYQGSNVSYNLKKLVENGYMHHQRCDVDRRSVRVKLTDKGCKLHDAVRELFERHAEGMGTRGVIDFEQMDEMNRTLKRMERYWMDQIRYIY, from the coding sequence ATGGGCGGCGCGGTCGCGGACCGTGCGATGCAGCAAGGGCTCATGACCGGGTATCTCGAGACGCTGGCCCTTGTGGAACGGCTTCACCGGCTGTTGCTCGATGTCATCAAGGACGAATTCGAGCGGCTAGCGATTATCGAGATCAATCCGGTTCAGGCATTGTTGTTGTTCAATGTGGGCGACAACGAGGTGACAGCGGGCGAGCTGAAAAGCCGTGGCTATTATCAGGGCTCGAATGTGAGCTACAATCTGAAGAAGCTGGTGGAAAACGGCTATATGCATCACCAGCGATGTGATGTGGACCGCCGTTCGGTCCGCGTGAAGCTGACCGATAAAGGCTGCAAGCTGCATGATGCGGTGCGCGAGCTGTTCGAACGTCATGCCGAGGGCATGGGCACGCGCGGCGTGATCGATTTCGAGCAAATGGACGAGATGAACCGGACCCTCAAGCGCATGGAGCGCTACTGGATGGACCAGATCCGGTATATCTACTGA
- a CDS encoding succinate dehydrogenase assembly factor 2 codes for MQETAEARLKRMTMRSWRRGMKEMDMVLGPFADSELAKMDPATLDLYDALLEEYDQDLYLWVSGAKPCPPEYLQLLQVIAAFAKKRHAVE; via the coding sequence GTGCAGGAAACGGCCGAGGCGCGGCTGAAGCGGATGACGATGCGCAGCTGGCGGCGCGGGATGAAAGAGATGGATATGGTGCTTGGCCCGTTCGCCGATAGTGAACTTGCCAAGATGGATCCGGCCACTCTGGACCTCTATGACGCGCTTCTGGAGGAATATGACCAGGATCTGTATCTCTGGGTCTCGGGTGCCAAACCCTGCCCCCCGGAATATCTGCAGCTCCTGCAAGTCATTGCTGCATTTGCAAAAAAGCGCCACGCAGTCGAGTGA
- a CDS encoding helix-turn-helix transcriptional regulator gives MADDWYGEDAATFGDRLEGAREAAGLSQTELAEKLGVRLETLQAWEEDMADPRANKLQMVAGVLNVSLMWLLNGEGAGLDGPPQAVDEAEREREILREIREARAVIKDLDARLERLERRVKAGESQ, from the coding sequence ATGGCGGATGACTGGTATGGCGAAGATGCCGCGACCTTTGGCGACAGGCTGGAGGGCGCGCGTGAGGCTGCCGGACTGAGCCAGACCGAGCTGGCCGAGAAGCTGGGGGTGCGGCTGGAAACACTGCAGGCCTGGGAAGAGGATATGGCCGATCCGCGGGCCAACAAGCTGCAGATGGTTGCCGGAGTTTTGAACGTTTCGTTGATGTGGCTGCTCAATGGCGAGGGTGCCGGTCTTGACGGGCCGCCGCAAGCGGTAGATGAGGCAGAGCGAGAGCGGGAGATCTTGCGCGAGATACGCGAGGCCCGCGCGGTGATCAAAGACCTCGACGCGCGGCTGGAACGGCTCGAGCGCAGGGTCAAAGCGGGAGAGAGCCAATGA